From the Candidatus Bathyarchaeota archaeon genome, one window contains:
- a CDS encoding helix-turn-helix domain-containing protein, which yields MAVQKGSEVFDAASSSIRMEILKLLNAKGPLPYTEIMATVKLDPVRDAGKFVYHLKSLLGAGLISLNEEAKKYNVTELGRMMVNFARNIEEYIAAKKGKMFVRTSRFSIEEFNREKIVNSLVNEASVPYELAQEVAAEVEERLIKLGTKYLTAPLIREFVNSVLIERKLEEYRHKLTRLGMPVYDVTQLFNFASEKKLDISFVKERAGESVIREYVLLNVLPREVADAHLSGSIHLTRLGDWILAPNEVRHDIRFFLKRGFNSKPPKNLKEALTLLRKVFYFFSNEVAEEQYFDMFNIFLAPYLSSVSKEEAKEALYQFLEELNGLTFFSLPVNRFSLGLEFSIPKFLEDLEAVSLNGQVTGVYKDYAQEADLLLDLLMDAAFELSLTQPLINPLLIFKVRKRDLQGDSLKLLKCHKLASESSISYIAFLNDDPANYSSKGVRLTSDLNNFWETSCLRTGNAGTVFLNMPRIAYESKGSDDQFKDLLIKALNLAAEALKVKKDCLNSALNKGLLPLLSKPSGSSFYYEKENAAYTISFIGLNEAAIAHIGAGINADEEAFKFTINVLKIMNNEAAVLSRKLDLRLLTAQMPSDEASIRLAKLDAEKYGRSTVIVQGSLENPYYTDGSILPASLKIPLENRVKIEGKIQSILEGGSLPIHLEAKNFDAKNLLKLTKLAQDKGVKFMFYTSDYSYCSVCSKIFPSLLYKCLKCDTSELIQIAKTENIFAPLNLWPEAKKKDLKNIFYYALN from the coding sequence ATGGCTGTTCAAAAAGGTTCAGAAGTTTTTGATGCAGCTTCATCCTCTATAAGAATGGAGATTTTAAAGCTTTTAAACGCTAAAGGCCCGCTTCCATATACTGAAATCATGGCTACTGTAAAGTTGGATCCTGTTAGAGACGCTGGAAAATTTGTTTACCATTTAAAAAGCTTGCTTGGAGCAGGTTTAATAAGCTTAAATGAGGAAGCTAAAAAATATAATGTAACTGAGTTAGGGCGAATGATGGTTAATTTCGCTAGAAATATTGAAGAGTATATTGCAGCTAAAAAAGGTAAAATGTTTGTTAGAACCTCAAGATTTTCTATAGAAGAGTTTAATAGAGAAAAAATAGTTAACTCTTTAGTTAATGAAGCTTCTGTTCCATATGAGCTTGCTCAAGAAGTAGCTGCTGAAGTTGAAGAACGGTTAATTAAGCTTGGAACAAAATATCTTACAGCGCCTTTAATTCGAGAGTTTGTTAATTCAGTGTTAATTGAGAGAAAACTTGAGGAATATAGGCATAAATTAACAAGACTTGGAATGCCCGTTTATGATGTGACGCAATTGTTTAATTTCGCCAGCGAAAAAAAGTTGGATATAAGCTTTGTTAAAGAGAGAGCGGGAGAATCAGTTATTAGAGAATATGTTTTACTAAATGTTTTACCTAGAGAAGTTGCAGATGCGCATCTTTCAGGAAGCATTCATTTAACCAGATTAGGAGATTGGATTCTAGCTCCAAACGAAGTTAGGCATGATATTAGATTTTTTTTAAAGAGAGGCTTTAATTCTAAACCACCTAAAAACTTAAAGGAAGCTTTAACGCTTTTAAGAAAAGTTTTCTATTTCTTCTCAAATGAAGTTGCTGAAGAACAATATTTCGACATGTTTAATATTTTTCTAGCTCCATATTTAAGCAGTGTTTCTAAAGAGGAAGCTAAAGAAGCTTTATATCAATTTCTTGAAGAGCTTAACGGTTTAACGTTTTTCAGTTTACCTGTCAACAGGTTTTCTTTAGGTTTAGAATTTTCTATTCCAAAGTTTCTTGAGGATTTAGAGGCTGTAAGCTTAAATGGACAAGTTACTGGCGTTTATAAAGATTACGCTCAAGAAGCTGATTTGCTTTTAGATTTACTTATGGATGCTGCTTTTGAATTATCGCTTACTCAACCATTAATAAACCCATTGTTAATTTTCAAGGTTAGAAAACGAGATCTTCAAGGCGATTCTTTAAAGCTTTTAAAATGCCATAAGCTGGCATCTGAATCTTCTATCTCATACATAGCCTTTTTAAATGATGACCCTGCTAATTACTCTTCCAAAGGAGTTCGGTTAACCAGCGACTTAAATAATTTTTGGGAGACAAGCTGTTTAAGAACTGGAAACGCGGGTACAGTATTTTTAAACATGCCTAGAATAGCTTATGAATCTAAAGGAAGCGATGACCAGTTTAAAGATTTGTTGATTAAAGCCTTGAATTTAGCTGCTGAAGCGTTAAAAGTTAAAAAAGATTGTTTAAACTCAGCTTTAAATAAAGGTTTGCTGCCTTTGCTTTCTAAACCTTCTGGAAGCTCTTTTTATTATGAAAAAGAAAACGCAGCGTATACAATTAGCTTTATAGGGTTAAATGAAGCTGCAATTGCTCATATAGGAGCTGGAATAAACGCTGATGAAGAAGCTTTCAAGTTTACAATTAACGTTTTAAAAATCATGAATAATGAAGCGGCGGTTTTATCTAGAAAACTTGATTTACGCTTATTAACTGCTCAAATGCCAAGCGATGAAGCTTCAATAAGGTTAGCTAAATTAGATGCTGAAAAATATGGCCGCTCAACTGTTATTGTTCAAGGTTCTCTAGAAAACCCGTATTATACAGATGGCTCAATTTTACCAGCTTCATTAAAAATTCCTTTAGAAAATAGAGTTAAAATTGAGGGTAAAATTCAGAGTATTCTTGAAGGCGGTTCTTTACCAATTCATCTTGAAGCTAAAAATTTTGATGCTAAAAATCTGCTTAAATTAACTAAGCTTGCTCAAGATAAAGGAGTTAAATTCATGTTTTACACAAGCGATTACTCTTACTGTTCAGTTTGCTCTAAAATTTTTCCAAGCCTTCTTTATAAATGCTTAAAATGCGATACAAGCGAGTTAATTCAAATAGCTAAAACAGAAAATATTTTTGCACCTTTAAATCTTTGGCCTGAAGCTAAAAAAAAGGATTTAAAAAACATATTTTACTATGCTTTAAACTAA
- the pyrB gene encoding aspartate carbamoyltransferase: protein MKFFGRSVISIKDFTREEIDYILSIADSMEPIARKGSEILKGKIMASLFFEPSTRTRLSFEAAMKKLGGEVIGFSEAKGTSIEKGENLADTIRVVENYADLIVIRHPLEGAARLASEFSKVPIINAGSGAEEHPTQAMLDLYTIKREKGFLNGLNVALIGDLRYGRTTHSLAYALALYNVNLFLVSPELLKMRREVVEDVQKKINVKELNDLNEILPILDVIYVTRIQEERFADPAEYAKVKNSYRLTAKDLEKAKKNVIVMHPLPRIDEISFDVDKLPCAKYFKQVWYGLLLRMALLNAILKAEE, encoded by the coding sequence ATGAAGTTTTTTGGTAGAAGCGTTATTTCAATAAAAGATTTTACTCGAGAAGAAATTGATTATATTTTATCCATAGCAGATTCTATGGAGCCTATTGCTAGAAAAGGCTCTGAAATACTTAAAGGGAAAATTATGGCATCTTTATTTTTTGAGCCAAGCACTAGAACTCGTTTAAGCTTCGAAGCTGCGATGAAAAAGCTTGGTGGAGAGGTGATAGGTTTTTCTGAAGCTAAAGGAACCTCTATTGAAAAAGGCGAGAATTTAGCAGATACTATAAGAGTTGTTGAAAATTACGCTGATTTAATCGTGATTAGGCATCCTCTTGAAGGCGCCGCTAGATTAGCAAGCGAATTTTCAAAGGTTCCAATTATAAACGCTGGTTCTGGAGCTGAAGAGCATCCAACTCAAGCTATGCTTGATTTATATACTATAAAAAGAGAGAAAGGTTTTTTAAATGGGTTAAACGTTGCGTTAATAGGGGATTTAAGGTACGGTCGAACAACTCACTCTTTAGCTTACGCATTAGCCTTATATAATGTTAACTTATTTCTTGTTTCTCCAGAGCTTTTAAAAATGAGGCGAGAAGTAGTTGAAGATGTTCAGAAAAAAATAAATGTTAAAGAATTAAATGATTTAAATGAGATTCTTCCAATTCTTGATGTAATATATGTAACTAGAATTCAAGAGGAACGGTTTGCTGATCCAGCTGAATATGCGAAAGTGAAAAACTCTTATAGGTTAACAGCTAAAGATTTAGAAAAAGCTAAAAAAAATGTTATTGTTATGCACCCCCTTCCAAGAATTGATGAAATAAGCTTTGATGTAGATAAATTGCCTTGCGCAAAATATTTTAAGCAAGTTTGGTATGGATTACTTTTACGAATGGCTCTTTTAAATGCTATTCTTAAAGCGGAAGAATAA
- a CDS encoding aspartate carbamoyltransferase regulatory subunit, translating into MSKKELYIRKIQQGTVIDHITAGHAFDVLKILKITGKNSHVVSVAMNVPSKKYGKKDIVKVDNRELKPKEVDKIALIAPEATINIIRDFEVYEKKKVKLPKEIKDIVKCSNPSCISNAREPVESLFTVESVNPLKLRCHYCNRIIEKEDILKQF; encoded by the coding sequence TTGAGTAAAAAAGAGCTTTACATTAGGAAAATTCAGCAAGGAACAGTTATAGATCATATAACAGCTGGACACGCTTTTGATGTATTAAAAATATTAAAGATAACTGGTAAAAACTCTCATGTAGTAAGTGTAGCTATGAATGTTCCCAGCAAAAAATATGGTAAAAAAGATATTGTTAAAGTGGATAATAGAGAGCTTAAACCTAAGGAAGTTGATAAAATAGCTTTAATAGCGCCTGAAGCTACAATAAACATTATTAGAGATTTCGAGGTTTATGAGAAAAAGAAGGTGAAGCTTCCAAAAGAAATTAAAGATATTGTTAAATGCAGTAATCCTTCATGCATTTCTAATGCGAGAGAACCTGTAGAATCTTTATTTACTGTTGAAAGCGTTAACCCTTTAAAGCTGCGCTGCCATTACTGCAATAGAATAATTGAGAAAGAAGATATTCTTAAACAGTTTTAA
- a CDS encoding HD domain-containing protein, translated as MSSFIIKFLKNIEKLKEVKRSGWMKAGVKNPESVAEHVYGVTVLSMLISDLKNLNAEKMLRLAVIHDLEETVLGDLTPEEKKKIVNLNAAENKAIKKVLSSLPFDLKRKYYKLWLDYKNGLSKEAKLIKELDKLEMVFQALIYEEKFNLNLEEFWETCENELKSFKKILNELKHARIFKQS; from the coding sequence ATGAGCAGCTTCATTATAAAATTTTTAAAAAATATTGAGAAGCTTAAGGAAGTTAAACGCAGCGGATGGATGAAGGCTGGAGTAAAAAACCCTGAATCTGTTGCTGAACATGTTTATGGAGTGACAGTTTTATCAATGTTAATAAGCGATTTAAAAAATTTGAACGCTGAAAAAATGCTTAGATTAGCTGTTATTCATGATTTAGAAGAAACAGTTTTAGGAGATTTAACGCCTGAAGAGAAGAAGAAAATTGTTAACTTAAATGCTGCTGAAAATAAAGCTATAAAAAAAGTTTTATCCAGTTTACCTTTTGATTTAAAGCGTAAATATTATAAGTTATGGTTGGATTATAAAAACGGTTTATCTAAAGAAGCAAAGTTAATTAAAGAGCTTGATAAACTGGAAATGGTTTTTCAAGCTTTAATTTACGAAGAAAAATTTAATTTAAATCTTGAAGAGTTTTGGGAAACTTGTGAAAACGAGTTAAAAAGCTTTAAAAAGATTTTAAATGAGTTAAAGCATGCTCGAATATTTAAACAATCATAA
- a CDS encoding NusA-like transcription termination signal-binding factor — protein MLSSKIRLTNEEMKYIALFENTTGATAKDCLLDEKNNRIIFVAKEGEAGLAIGKNGKKIEILKKLTGKPIEVVEYADKPEPLIKNALYPAKIKNTRKIEKNGKTTIIVEVDPKDKALAIGKNGKTIEKARMLVKRYFQIDRVMIV, from the coding sequence ATGTTATCTAGTAAAATTCGCTTAACAAATGAGGAAATGAAATATATAGCTTTATTCGAGAATACAACTGGTGCTACAGCTAAAGATTGTTTACTTGATGAAAAAAACAATAGAATAATTTTTGTAGCTAAAGAAGGGGAAGCTGGATTAGCTATAGGTAAAAATGGAAAAAAAATAGAAATTCTTAAAAAATTAACTGGAAAACCGATTGAAGTTGTAGAATACGCTGATAAACCTGAACCGTTAATAAAAAACGCTTTATACCCAGCTAAAATAAAAAACACTAGAAAAATAGAGAAAAATGGGAAAACAACAATTATAGTGGAAGTTGACCCTAAAGATAAAGCTTTAGCTATAGGTAAAAACGGGAAAACAATTGAGAAAGCGAGAATGCTTGTAAAAAGATACTTTCAAATAGACCGCGTTATGATTGTTTAA
- a CDS encoding 50S ribosomal protein L30e produces MIDINKQLKILVKTGKVDFGVKQAIKAVKMGKTKMVIIASNCPENLKQEILYCAKTSSIPVYAYKGGSLDLGAACDKPFPISVLTIIEPGDSEILKLIEG; encoded by the coding sequence ATGATTGACATAAATAAACAGTTAAAAATTTTAGTTAAAACTGGAAAAGTTGATTTTGGAGTTAAACAAGCAATTAAAGCTGTTAAAATGGGAAAAACAAAAATGGTTATTATAGCTTCAAATTGCCCGGAAAACCTTAAACAGGAAATTTTATATTGCGCGAAAACATCTAGCATTCCAGTTTACGCTTATAAAGGCGGAAGCTTAGATTTAGGAGCTGCATGCGATAAACCTTTCCCAATATCTGTTTTAACGATAATTGAACCTGGAGACTCAGAAATATTAAAGCTTATCGAGGGGTAA
- a CDS encoding DNA-directed RNA polymerase subunit A', with translation MEEAIKFISFIKFSLLSPNEIRKLSAVEIKTPDTYDEDGVPITSGLMDGRLGTLEPRQKCKTCGHTAFTCPGHFGHIELIEPVIHVSFAKVIYKLLISTCRSCGRILLSKDKIDQFKNELQKEIELTNSISQGTYDKIIKSIKNVKSCPHCGEPQYPIEFSKPTTFYELIDGGAVRLMPSVIRERLERIPDEDLIFFGIDPKAARPEWAILQVLPVPPVCVRPSITLESGIRSEDDLTHKLVDIIRINQKLKEALESGVPANIVQELHDLLQYHVTTYFDNEVSGLPPARHRSGRALKTLSQRLKGKEGRFRGNLSGKRVDFSARTVISPDPNLNMDEVGVPLEVALKLTIPEWVTEWNIDEAKKLIKNGPENYPGALYLVRPDQRRIRLEFVAEREKLAEAIQPGFIIERHLRDGDIVLFNRQPSLHRMSIMAHRVKVLPYKTFRLNPVVCPPYNADFDGDEMNLHVPQGEEARAEAKLLMQVQDQILSPRYGGPIIGAVRDLITAAFLLTQESTYLTKEEVGKLLTSAGYEGSIPEPVVKTPEPLWKGKQIFSLFIPKGLNFVSKSNLCSAYKCKECLKENCKYDAYVVIKNGVLEKGVIDKNAIGAERSESLLHRIVKDYGSEEGKKFLNSIGKLLERFLTLRGFTYSLDELDTPDKVKEKIKSAIQKAEEEVQALIQKYEKGILERLPGKTLEETLEIYIMNELSKARDAAGEYADKYFTLKYNGIIMTRSGARGSMLNISQMTACVGQQSIRGKRILRGFRERALTFFEPGNKGPAARGFVYASYRDGLNPIEFFFHAMGGREGLVDTAVRTQQSGYMQRRLINALEHLKLEYDGTVRDPRGNIIQFKYGEDGVDVVKSDHGKSINVERVVEEAKLVFKGEPASKTYIENKIKSVEDKLTPALLETLRNKLLESKLPKEGVVEVVNRVLKGYRKALMEPGEAAGIVSAQSIGEPGTQMTLRTFHFAGVKEQDVTLGLPRLIEIVDARKMPSTPTMTVYLDKKHRVSREKAEEIAKLITYTILSDISLSIELNITDLKIIVHLNPQAMNEKSIFIEEINEALKTLNCEFKIEKYMIEVKPKISDVTQFKKFSTKLSSLRIKGIPAIKRTMVAEENGEWLIKTEGSDLKAVLNISGVDYTRTITNNIYEVASVLGIEAARNVIIKEALNVLEEQGLDVDIRHIMLVADVMTATGEILQVGRHGVSGEKASTLAKAAFEITVPTLVEAALKGSVDELKGVAENVIIGRQIPMGTGLIDIYMNVETERLNK, from the coding sequence ATGGAGGAAGCTATTAAATTTATAAGTTTTATAAAATTCTCTTTGCTTTCACCAAACGAAATTCGAAAGCTTTCAGCAGTTGAAATTAAAACACCAGATACTTATGATGAAGATGGTGTTCCAATAACTTCAGGTTTAATGGATGGAAGATTAGGAACTTTAGAGCCTAGACAAAAATGCAAGACTTGCGGTCATACAGCATTCACTTGTCCAGGGCACTTCGGTCACATAGAGTTAATTGAACCAGTTATCCATGTTTCATTTGCTAAAGTAATTTATAAGCTTTTAATATCTACATGCAGAAGCTGCGGGAGAATCCTTTTATCTAAAGATAAAATAGACCAATTTAAAAATGAGCTTCAAAAAGAAATTGAGCTTACAAATTCAATTTCTCAAGGAACATATGATAAAATAATTAAATCTATAAAAAATGTTAAATCATGTCCGCATTGCGGTGAACCTCAATACCCAATAGAATTTTCTAAACCAACAACCTTTTATGAATTAATTGATGGTGGAGCTGTAAGGTTAATGCCAAGCGTTATTCGAGAAAGACTTGAAAGAATACCTGATGAAGATTTAATATTTTTTGGCATCGACCCTAAAGCAGCTAGACCTGAATGGGCTATTCTTCAAGTTTTACCCGTCCCGCCTGTTTGCGTTAGGCCATCAATAACTTTAGAATCTGGAATTAGATCTGAAGACGATTTAACTCATAAGCTTGTAGATATCATTAGAATAAATCAAAAGTTAAAAGAAGCTTTAGAATCAGGTGTACCAGCAAATATAGTTCAAGAGTTGCATGATCTTCTTCAATATCATGTAACTACATATTTTGATAATGAAGTGTCAGGTTTACCGCCTGCAAGGCATAGATCTGGAAGAGCTTTAAAAACTTTATCTCAAAGACTTAAAGGTAAAGAAGGAAGATTTAGAGGAAACTTGTCGGGTAAAAGGGTTGACTTCTCAGCTAGAACAGTTATTTCTCCAGATCCAAATCTTAACATGGATGAGGTAGGAGTGCCTTTAGAAGTAGCTTTAAAATTAACTATTCCTGAATGGGTTACTGAATGGAATATTGATGAAGCAAAGAAATTAATTAAAAATGGCCCTGAAAATTATCCAGGAGCATTATATTTAGTAAGACCTGACCAAAGAAGAATAAGGCTTGAATTTGTAGCTGAAAGAGAAAAATTAGCTGAAGCTATTCAACCAGGCTTTATTATTGAAAGACATTTAAGAGATGGTGATATAGTTTTATTTAATAGGCAGCCTTCTCTTCATAGAATGTCAATTATGGCTCATAGAGTTAAAGTTTTACCATATAAAACTTTTCGTTTAAACCCTGTTGTTTGCCCACCTTATAACGCTGACTTTGATGGAGATGAAATGAACCTTCATGTTCCACAAGGAGAGGAAGCTAGAGCAGAAGCTAAGCTTTTAATGCAAGTTCAAGATCAAATTCTTTCACCTAGATACGGTGGACCAATTATTGGGGCTGTTAGAGACTTAATAACAGCAGCTTTCCTTTTAACTCAAGAATCAACATACTTAACTAAAGAAGAGGTTGGAAAGCTTTTAACATCTGCTGGCTATGAAGGATCAATTCCTGAACCTGTTGTTAAAACACCTGAACCTTTATGGAAAGGGAAACAAATCTTCAGCTTATTTATACCTAAAGGATTAAATTTTGTTTCAAAATCTAATTTATGTAGTGCTTATAAATGTAAGGAATGTTTAAAAGAAAATTGCAAGTATGACGCTTATGTTGTAATTAAAAACGGTGTTTTAGAAAAAGGTGTAATAGATAAAAACGCTATTGGAGCTGAAAGATCTGAAAGTCTTCTTCATAGAATAGTGAAAGATTATGGCTCAGAAGAAGGGAAAAAATTCTTAAACTCTATAGGAAAGCTTCTTGAAAGATTTTTAACTTTAAGAGGGTTTACATATAGTTTAGATGAGCTTGACACTCCAGATAAGGTTAAAGAAAAAATTAAATCAGCGATTCAAAAAGCAGAAGAGGAAGTTCAAGCTTTAATTCAAAAATATGAAAAGGGTATTCTTGAAAGGCTCCCTGGAAAAACTTTAGAGGAAACTTTAGAAATTTACATAATGAATGAGCTTTCAAAAGCTAGAGATGCCGCTGGAGAATATGCTGATAAATATTTTACCTTAAAATATAATGGAATAATTATGACTAGATCTGGAGCTAGAGGTTCAATGTTGAATATATCTCAAATGACTGCTTGCGTTGGTCAACAATCAATAAGAGGTAAAAGAATTCTTAGAGGTTTTAGAGAAAGAGCTTTAACGTTTTTCGAGCCTGGAAATAAAGGTCCTGCTGCTAGAGGATTTGTTTACGCTTCTTATAGAGATGGCCTTAACCCAATAGAGTTCTTCTTTCATGCTATGGGTGGGCGAGAAGGATTAGTTGATACCGCTGTTAGAACGCAGCAAAGCGGTTATATGCAAAGAAGATTGATAAATGCTTTAGAGCATTTAAAGCTTGAATATGATGGAACTGTTAGAGACCCTAGAGGAAACATTATTCAATTTAAATATGGTGAAGATGGAGTAGATGTTGTTAAAAGCGATCATGGAAAATCTATTAATGTAGAAAGAGTTGTTGAAGAAGCTAAGCTTGTTTTTAAAGGGGAACCAGCCTCAAAAACATATATTGAAAATAAAATTAAGAGCGTGGAAGATAAATTAACTCCAGCTTTACTTGAAACTTTAAGAAATAAGCTTTTAGAGTCTAAGCTTCCAAAAGAAGGTGTGGTTGAAGTTGTAAATAGAGTTTTAAAAGGTTATAGGAAAGCTTTAATGGAACCTGGTGAAGCAGCTGGGATAGTTTCAGCTCAATCTATAGGAGAGCCAGGCACTCAAATGACTCTTAGAACATTCCATTTTGCCGGCGTTAAAGAACAAGATGTTACATTAGGTTTACCAAGGCTTATTGAAATAGTGGATGCTAGAAAAATGCCTTCAACACCAACAATGACTGTTTATTTAGATAAAAAGCATAGAGTAAGCCGAGAGAAAGCTGAAGAAATAGCTAAATTAATAACTTATACAATTTTAAGCGATATTTCTTTAAGCATAGAATTAAATATAACAGATTTAAAGATAATTGTGCATTTAAACCCTCAAGCTATGAATGAAAAATCAATCTTTATAGAAGAAATAAATGAAGCGCTTAAAACTTTAAACTGCGAATTTAAAATTGAAAAATATATGATTGAAGTTAAACCTAAAATCAGCGATGTAACACAGTTTAAAAAGTTTTCAACTAAGCTTTCAAGCTTGAGAATAAAAGGTATTCCAGCGATTAAAAGAACAATGGTTGCTGAAGAAAATGGGGAATGGTTAATTAAAACTGAAGGTTCAGATTTAAAAGCTGTTTTAAATATTTCAGGAGTAGATTATACAAGAACTATAACAAATAATATTTATGAGGTTGCTTCAGTTTTAGGTATAGAAGCAGCTAGAAACGTTATTATTAAAGAGGCTTTAAACGTGCTTGAAGAACAAGGTTTAGATGTAGATATAAGGCATATAATGCTGGTGGCGGATGTTATGACTGCTACAGGGGAAATTCTTCAGGTTGGACGGCATGGAGTTAGCGGAGAGAAAGCAAGCACTTTAGCTAAAGCAGCGTTCGAAATAACTGTTCCAACACTAGTTGAAGCAGCTCTTAAAGGATCTGTAGATGAATTGAAAGGTGTAGCTGAAAACGTTATTATTGGAAGACAAATCCCAATGGGAACAGGTTTAATAGATATTTATATGAATGTTGAAACGGAGCGTTTAAATAAATGA